From one Musa acuminata AAA Group cultivar baxijiao chromosome BXJ2-6, Cavendish_Baxijiao_AAA, whole genome shotgun sequence genomic stretch:
- the LOC103987940 gene encoding ABSCISIC ACID-INSENSITIVE 5-like protein 2: MMEADRGCGCKGSIPAPHAVNRTTADEVWRDIRQRRRKESREQQPALGEMILEDFLVNAEVGAEDSCIAFMPREHWLQHRHCDHHHQQLQASALANDNPATSDPQTPGRKRAAGGEVSEKTAERRHKRLIKNRESAARSRARKQAYTNELENKISLLQEENERLKKQKELESAIHEPQPETKYQLRRTRSVPF; the protein is encoded by the exons ATGATGGAAGCCGACAGAGGCTGCGGCTGCAAGGGAAGCATTCCGGCACCTCATGCAGTGAACAGGACGACGGCGGACGAGGTGTGGAGGGACATCCGACaacggaggaggaaggagagcagAGAGCAGCAGCCTGCGCTGGGTGAGATGATCCTAGAAGACTTCCTGGTGAATGCCGAGGTGGGAGCTGAAGACTCTTGTATTGCCTTCATGCCTCGCGAGCACTGGTTGCAGCATCGCCATTGTGATCACCATCATCAACAGCTGCAAGCTTCAGCGTTGGCCAATGACAACCCAGCGACGTCCGATCCGCAGACGCCAGGGCGGAAGAGGGCCGCAGGAGGAGAAGTCTCGGAGAAGACCGCGGAAAGGAGGCACAAGAGGCTGATCAAGAACCGGGAGTCAGCTGCACGGTCACGAGCAAGGAAGCAG GCTTACACGAATGAGCTGGAGAACAAGATCTCCCTCCTACAAGAAGAGAATGAGAGGTTGAAGAAGCAGAAG GAATTGGAATCAGCAATTCATGAACCACAACCAGAAACAAAATACCAGCTCCGCCGAACGAGATCAGTTCCTTTCTGA
- the LOC103987939 gene encoding RNA-binding protein P: protein MAKKRKLTPSSAVKAPAPVVEPKEEPVQEESGPDVPIDESQEERTPTGADANPPVHENAQSDAASEDLGGASAGGVGVGNDAEEVVENDPTSIQKLLEPFPRDHLVELLRDAAVRHPDVLAEIHRIADLDPAHRKIFVHGLGWDTNAETLTAAFRQYGEIEDCNAVMDKATGKSKGYGFILFKHRAGARRALEQPQKKIGNRVTACQLASAGPVPPPAPPVSEYTQRKIFVSNVGAEIDPQKLLQFFAKFGEIEEGPLGLDKLTGKPKGFALFVYKTIESAKKALEEPHKNFDGHILHCQKAIDGPKPNKLGFQFQATAAHHGSLHQVAGGLLGSHFSRTDKPGYLGGVGSHLSSASGAGHLMAPSASGLGFNQASQPAAAAVAAAAGLNPALGQALTAFLASQGAGLGLTNLVAGSVVNQGVPGSLANSSGHGLNSGYGGGLGGNINTGVIGGYGSQAHTQGGYGNASIGQGGAGRNQTGFGQMGGLGPYLGR from the coding sequence ATGGCCAAGAAGCGAAAGCTCACGCCTTCCTCTGCCGTCAAAGCGCCCGCGCCCGTCGTAGAACCCAAGGAGGAGCCCGTCCAAGAAGAGTCCGGCCCGGATGTCCCGATCGATGAGTCCCAGGAGGAACGAACCCCGACCGGAGCCGATGCGAACCCTCCGGTCCATGAGAACGCCCAATCCGACGCGGCCTCTGAAGACCTTGGTGGCGCCTCCGCCGGGGGCGTCGGTGTCGGCAACGAcgcggaggaggtggtggagaacGATCCGACCTCGATCCAGAAGCTCCTCGAGCCATTCCCCAGGGACCACCTGGTCGAGCTCCTTCGCGACGCCGCTGTGAGGCACCCGGACGTGCTGGCGGAGATCCACCGCATCGCCGACCTGGACCCTGCCCACCGCAAGATTTTCGTCCATGGCCTCGGTTGGGACACCAACGCAGAGACGCTCACCGCCGCCTTTCGCCAATATGGCGAGATCGAGGACTGCAACGCGGTCATGGACAAGGCGACCGGCAAGTCCAAGGGTTATGGCTTCATCCTCTTTAAGCACCGTGCCGGCGCCCGCCGCGCCCTCGAGCAGCCTCAGAAGAAGATCGGCAACCGCGTGACCGCGTGCCAGCTCGCGTCCGCTGGTCCTGTGCCACCACCAGCACCGCCGGTGTCGGAGTACACCCAGAGGAAGATTTTTGTCAGCAACGTTGGGGCGGAGATCGATCCCCAGAAGCTGTTACAGTTCTTTGCCAAGTTTGGGGAGATCGAGGAGGGGCCACTAGGGTTGGATAAGCTGACCGGGAAGCCCAAGGGGTTTGCTTTATTTGTTTACAAGACGATTGAGAGTGCAAAGAAAGCATTGGAGGAGCCCCACAAGAATTTCGATGGTCACATTCTGCATTGCCAGAAGGCAATCGATGGACCGAAGCCAAACAAGCTGGGGTTCCAGTTTCAGGCTACAGCGGCTCACCATGGTAGCTTGCATCAGGTTGCTGGTGGACTGCTTGGTTCACACTTTTCGAGGACTGACAAGCCCGGGTATTTGGGAGGTGTCGGGAGTCATCTGTCTAGTGCCTCAGGTGCTGGGCACCTGATGGCCCCTTCAGCGAGTGGATTGGGTTTCAACCAGGCTTCTCAACCAGCTGCTGCTGCAGTGGCTGCAGCAGCAGGGTTGAATCCTGCATTGGGGCAGGCTCTGACTGCATTCCTTGCGTCTCAAGGAGCTGGTTTGGGCTTGACGAACCTTGTGGCAGGATCAGTCGTGAACCAGGGAGTTCCTGGATCATTGGCAAACAGCTCTGGGCATGGATTGAACAGTGGTTATGGTGGTGGCCTTGGGGGAAACATTAATACGGGGGTGATCGGAGGATATGGCTCACAGGCACATACGCAGGGTGGATATGGGAATGCTTCGATTGGACAGGGAGGCGCTGGAAGGAACCAAACAGGATTTGGGCAAATGGGTGGCCTAGGCCCTTACCTGGGTCGTTAG